The following proteins come from a genomic window of Miscanthus floridulus cultivar M001 chromosome 2, ASM1932011v1, whole genome shotgun sequence:
- the LOC136533092 gene encoding phosphoinositide phosphatase SAC8-like isoform X1, with protein MASADADEAPLLSEEPLCPGSCSRELELREFRDRYVIRSLDGAAAFAVARSCGSIRPLCPEEAAAGTGSDCKVSRIYGVVGIIRLLAGSYVLVITSRKDAGSYQGFPVYHVNSMKFLCCNEAIKHLTPQERRDEAYFMSLLRIAETTCGLYYSYDRDLTLNLQRASKLTAGRIHKPLWKQADPRFVWNKNLLEELIEAKLDEFIIPLIQGSFQSVQFTLKDRPVRITLFSRRCNRRLGTRMWRRGANLEGATANFVETEQLVEYEGLTSSFIQVRGSIPLLWEQIVDLSYKPRLSIIEHEETPKVVQRHFHDLSQRYGETIVIDLTGKRGDEGDLSNAFAAEMDRIPGVRYIHFDFHHVCGGGNFDNLQALYNQIEEAIHKQGYFLMNTKGEILLEQSGVVRSNCIDCLDRTNVTQNFLARKSLDSQLQRMGALLSSESISLSDNINDIFKKLWVEHGDELSLEYAGSYALKGDLVRYGRQTLPGLIKDGMSALSRYYLNNFHDGVRQDALDLISGYYTVSQGSSSPFHNGGFESSSYLPVASAIIVGGITATTFTLSQVGRNAQHLISSIICAGLTVGVVAMVKANGKQFCSRPRLCGPSPFILPFVRN; from the exons ATGGCGAGCGCCGACGCCGACGAAGCGCCGCTGCTCTCTGAGGAACCCCTCTGTCCAGGATCCTGCAGCCGTGAGCTCGAGCTGCGGGAGTTCCGCGACCGCTACGTGATCCGCTCGCTCGATGGCGCCGCCGCCTTCGCCGTCGCTCGCTCCTGCGGCTCCATCCGCCCTCTCTGCCCAG AGGAAGCCGCAGCTGGGACTGGGAGCGACTGCAAGGTTTCCAGAATATACGGGGTGGTCGGCATCATAAGATTGCTTGCCG GAAGCTATGTACTCGTTATCACTTCTCGGAAAGATGCTGGCTCTTATCAGGGCTTTCCTGTGTACCATGTGAACTCAATGAAATTCTTATGCTGCAACGAGGCTATAAAGCACTTAACTCCACAGGAA AGAAGGGATGAGGCATACTTCATGTCTCTCCTGAGAATTGCAGAAACTACTTGTGGATTGTATTATTCATACGACAGGGATTTGACACTAAA CTTGCAGAGGGCATCCAAGTTGACTGCAGGGAGGATACATAAACCACTATGGAAACAG GCTGATCCACGTTTTGTTTGGAACAAAAATTTGTTAGAGGAGCTTATTGAAGCTAAG CTTGATGAGTTCATCATCCCACTGATACAAGGAA GTTTTCAGTCAGTGCAATTTACCTTGAAGGATAGACCAGTCAGGATAACATTGTTCTCAAGGAGATGCAACAGGCGTTTAG GGACAAGAATGTGGAGAAGGGGTGCGAATCTTGAAGGCGCCACAGCAAATTTTGTAGAAACAGAACAGttggtggagtatgaaggtctcacATCCTCATTTATACAG GTTCGAGGCTCAATTCCACTTCTCTGGGAGCAAATAGTGGATTTAAGCTACAAACCACGGCTTAGCATTATTGAACATGAAGAAACT CCTAAGGTTGTTCAACGCCACTTCCATGATCTTTCACAACGATATGGCGAGACAATTGTTATTGACTTGACTGGTAAA CGAGGTGATGAAGGAGATTTGAGCAATGCATTTGCTGCTGAAATGGACAGAATTCCTGGTGTCAG GTATATACATTTTGATTTCCATCATGTTTGTGGTGGAGGTAACTTTGACAATTTGCAAGCTCTCTACAATCAAATTGAGGAAGCTATTCATAAGCAAGG ATATTTTCTTATGAACACTAAAGGGGAGATTTTGTTGGAGCAAAGTGGTGTAGTTAGATCCAATTGCATTGACTGCCTGGACCGTACAAATGTGACACAG AATTTCCTTGCAAGAAAATCATTGGATTCTCAATTGCAGCGGATGGGGGCATTATTGTCATCTGAAAGCATTTCTCTCTCTGATAACATTAATGATATATTCAAAAAAT TATGGGTTGAGCACGGTGATGAGCTGAGCCTGGAGTACGCTGGTTCTTATGCTTTGAAAGGGGATCTAGTGAG ATATGGAAGGCAGACATTACCTGGACTAATTAAAGATGGAATGAGTGCTCTTTCAAGATATTATTTGAATAATTTTCATGACGGAGTGCGGCAA GATGCTCTTGACCTTATTAGCGGTTATTATACAGTCAGCCAAGGCAGCTCCTCTCCTTTTCATAATGGTGGATTTGAATCTTCTTCG TATCTGCCTGTGGCTTCAGCAATCATAGTTGGTGGGATTACCGCAACAACTTTCACTCTCAGTCAAG TTGGACGGAACGCACAACACTTGATCTCCTCCATTATCTGTGCGGGCTTAACAGTCGGAGTAGTAGCCATGGTCAAAGCCAATGGAAAACAGTTTTGCTCTAGGCCCCGTCTGTGTGGTCCCTCCCCTTTCATATTGCCCTTTGTTAGAAATTAA
- the LOC136533092 gene encoding phosphoinositide phosphatase SAC8-like isoform X2, producing the protein MASADADEAPLLSEEPLCPGSCSRELELREFRDRYVIRSLDGAAAFAVARSCGSIRPLCPEEAAAGTGSDCKVSRIYGVVGIIRLLAGSYVLVITSRKDAGSYQGFPVYHVNSMKFLCCNEAIKHLTPQERRDEAYFMSLLRIAETTCGLYYSYDRDLTLNLQRASKLTAGRIHKPLWKQADPRFVWNKNLLEELIEAKSVQFTLKDRPVRITLFSRRCNRRLGTRMWRRGANLEGATANFVETEQLVEYEGLTSSFIQVRGSIPLLWEQIVDLSYKPRLSIIEHEETPKVVQRHFHDLSQRYGETIVIDLTGKRGDEGDLSNAFAAEMDRIPGVRYIHFDFHHVCGGGNFDNLQALYNQIEEAIHKQGYFLMNTKGEILLEQSGVVRSNCIDCLDRTNVTQNFLARKSLDSQLQRMGALLSSESISLSDNINDIFKKLWVEHGDELSLEYAGSYALKGDLVRYGRQTLPGLIKDGMSALSRYYLNNFHDGVRQDALDLISGYYTVSQGSSSPFHNGGFESSSYLPVASAIIVGGITATTFTLSQVGRNAQHLISSIICAGLTVGVVAMVKANGKQFCSRPRLCGPSPFILPFVRN; encoded by the exons ATGGCGAGCGCCGACGCCGACGAAGCGCCGCTGCTCTCTGAGGAACCCCTCTGTCCAGGATCCTGCAGCCGTGAGCTCGAGCTGCGGGAGTTCCGCGACCGCTACGTGATCCGCTCGCTCGATGGCGCCGCCGCCTTCGCCGTCGCTCGCTCCTGCGGCTCCATCCGCCCTCTCTGCCCAG AGGAAGCCGCAGCTGGGACTGGGAGCGACTGCAAGGTTTCCAGAATATACGGGGTGGTCGGCATCATAAGATTGCTTGCCG GAAGCTATGTACTCGTTATCACTTCTCGGAAAGATGCTGGCTCTTATCAGGGCTTTCCTGTGTACCATGTGAACTCAATGAAATTCTTATGCTGCAACGAGGCTATAAAGCACTTAACTCCACAGGAA AGAAGGGATGAGGCATACTTCATGTCTCTCCTGAGAATTGCAGAAACTACTTGTGGATTGTATTATTCATACGACAGGGATTTGACACTAAA CTTGCAGAGGGCATCCAAGTTGACTGCAGGGAGGATACATAAACCACTATGGAAACAG GCTGATCCACGTTTTGTTTGGAACAAAAATTTGTTAGAGGAGCTTATTGAAGCTAAG TCAGTGCAATTTACCTTGAAGGATAGACCAGTCAGGATAACATTGTTCTCAAGGAGATGCAACAGGCGTTTAG GGACAAGAATGTGGAGAAGGGGTGCGAATCTTGAAGGCGCCACAGCAAATTTTGTAGAAACAGAACAGttggtggagtatgaaggtctcacATCCTCATTTATACAG GTTCGAGGCTCAATTCCACTTCTCTGGGAGCAAATAGTGGATTTAAGCTACAAACCACGGCTTAGCATTATTGAACATGAAGAAACT CCTAAGGTTGTTCAACGCCACTTCCATGATCTTTCACAACGATATGGCGAGACAATTGTTATTGACTTGACTGGTAAA CGAGGTGATGAAGGAGATTTGAGCAATGCATTTGCTGCTGAAATGGACAGAATTCCTGGTGTCAG GTATATACATTTTGATTTCCATCATGTTTGTGGTGGAGGTAACTTTGACAATTTGCAAGCTCTCTACAATCAAATTGAGGAAGCTATTCATAAGCAAGG ATATTTTCTTATGAACACTAAAGGGGAGATTTTGTTGGAGCAAAGTGGTGTAGTTAGATCCAATTGCATTGACTGCCTGGACCGTACAAATGTGACACAG AATTTCCTTGCAAGAAAATCATTGGATTCTCAATTGCAGCGGATGGGGGCATTATTGTCATCTGAAAGCATTTCTCTCTCTGATAACATTAATGATATATTCAAAAAAT TATGGGTTGAGCACGGTGATGAGCTGAGCCTGGAGTACGCTGGTTCTTATGCTTTGAAAGGGGATCTAGTGAG ATATGGAAGGCAGACATTACCTGGACTAATTAAAGATGGAATGAGTGCTCTTTCAAGATATTATTTGAATAATTTTCATGACGGAGTGCGGCAA GATGCTCTTGACCTTATTAGCGGTTATTATACAGTCAGCCAAGGCAGCTCCTCTCCTTTTCATAATGGTGGATTTGAATCTTCTTCG TATCTGCCTGTGGCTTCAGCAATCATAGTTGGTGGGATTACCGCAACAACTTTCACTCTCAGTCAAG TTGGACGGAACGCACAACACTTGATCTCCTCCATTATCTGTGCGGGCTTAACAGTCGGAGTAGTAGCCATGGTCAAAGCCAATGGAAAACAGTTTTGCTCTAGGCCCCGTCTGTGTGGTCCCTCCCCTTTCATATTGCCCTTTGTTAGAAATTAA